The following are from one region of the Syngnathus acus chromosome 10, fSynAcu1.2, whole genome shotgun sequence genome:
- the LOC119128688 gene encoding protocadherin alpha-3-like: MGTEDLWIYIVAMLLFCDCSASQFSYSISEEMNKGTVVGNIAKDLNLNLQELHNRDLRIVSSHSKKYIEVDLRTGNLFVNDRIDREELCPGAVQCFVRIQAVLSNPMSVHRIDVHVLDVNDNSPKFEEDLHILKISESVAPGEKYFLPEAVDLDTGSNSVKTYTLSPNDYFTLDVQNGGEHGVSAELVLHKALDREKQPIHELTLTALDGGKPIRSGVSHIKVVVMDVNDNTPVFSKSLYKVRVSENAAQGSVVIKLNATDLDEGMNSKIVYSLIKRGNNENIFYLNADTGEIAVKDRLDFEETPAYEVRIQAMDQGPVPRSAHAKLLIEIIDVNDNAPEVTVTSLMTPVKENAELGTIVALVTVSDKDGGTNGVTNCKVVGSVPFKLKSNYKNDYSLVVDGALDRENVSLYNVSILATDGGSPPLSTKRIISVHVSDVNDNAPRFMEPVINVYVKENTPSGYSLCSINAVDPDLDANAKVSYALLDNAHRNIPISSLLNINLESGDIVSLQSFDFEKLKTFQFKVQATDSGVPPLSSNVTVNVFILDENDNSPAILAPYSEHGSVNSESIPYSAEAGYFVAKIRAVDADSGYNALLSYHLSEPKGNNNLFRIGTSTGEIRTKRRMSDNDLKSHPLVVSVCDNGEASLSATVSLDVMVLESTADIHHTQFRHVPIKEESFSDLHLYLLIAIVAVSLVFLLSLITLVVFKCHRQTEGHFDRYGAPMITTHPDGSWSYSKATQQYDVCFSSDTLKSDMVVFPTPFPPVEAELISINGGDTFTRTQTLPNTEKVG, from the coding sequence ATGGGGACGGAGGATTTATGGATTTACATCGTTGCCATGCTTCTTTTTTGTGATTGCTCTGCTTCACAATTTTCTTACTCCATTTCCGAGGAGATGAACAAAGGCACGGTGGTGGGGAATATCGCAAAGGATTTGAACCTCAATTTGCAAGAGCTGCACAACAGAGACCTGCGTATTGTTTCTAGTCACAGTAAGAAATATATTGAGGTCGATCTACGGACGGGGAACCTCTTTGTTAACGACAGAATAGACAGGGAGGAGCTTTGTCCCGGCGCGGTGCAATGCTTTGTGAGAATACAGGCAGTGCTGAGCAACCCGATGAGTGTGCACCGCATTGACGTTCATGTTTTGGATGTGAACGACAACTCGCCGAAATTCGAGGAAGATTTACACATCTTAAAGATATCTGAATCCGTAGCACCGggtgaaaaatatttcctcCCAGAAGCAGTGGATTTAGATACGGGAAGCAATTCAGTAAAGACGTACACATTGAGTCCAAATGACTATTTTACGCTGGATGTGCAGAATGGTGGCGAACACGGCGTGTCTGCAGAGCTGGTGCTGCACAAAGCGTTAGATCGAGAGAAACAACCTATTCATGAACTCACTCTTACTGCTTTAGATGGAGGAAAACCTATTAGATCGGGCGTATCGCATATCAAAGTAGTAGTCATGGATGTAAATGATAACACTCCGGTTTTTAGCAAGTCACTTTATAAAGTTCGTGTGAGTGAAAACGCAGCGCAGGGCTCAGttgtaattaaattaaatgcaaCTGATTTAGACGAAGGAATGAACAGTAAGATTGTGTATTCCTTGATTAAACGAGGcaataatgaaaacattttttatttaaatgcagACACGGGAGAAATCGCAGTAAAAGATAGATTAGATTTTGAAGAGACTCCTGCTTATGAAGTCCGGATTCAAGCAATGGATCAAGGCCCTGTTCCTCGTAGTGCACATGCTAAATTGCTGATAGAAATAATTGATGTGAATGACAATGCCCCTGAAGTAACGGTGACGTCACTGATGACACCTGTAAAAGAAAACGCAGAATTGGGCACAATTGTCGCTTTGGTTACAGTGAGTGATAAGGATGGTGGAACCAACGGTGTAACCAACTGTAAGGTTGTTGGATCTGTTCCCTTTAAACTGAAATCtaactacaaaaatgattATTCTTTAGTAGTTGATGGAGCACTAGACAGAGAAAACGTCTCTCTTTATAATGTCTCCATCTTAGCCACAGATGGAGGGAGTCCCCCTCTGTCCACTAAAAGGATCATTAGTGTTCATGTTTCTGATGTTAACGATAATGCACCTCGTTTTATGGAACCTGTTATTAATGTGTACGTCAAAGAAAATACCCCAAGTGGATATTCACTCTGTTCCATAAATGCAGTTGATCCTGATTTGGACGCAAATGCAAAAGTCTCATACGCGTTGTTAGATAACGCTCACAGAAATATTCCAATTTCGTCACTCCTTAACATCAACTTAGAGAGCGGAGACATTGTCAGTTTGCAatcttttgactttgagaagTTAAAGACGTTTCAGTTTAAAGTTCAGGCCACAGACTCTGGTGTTCCGCCACTCAGCAGCAACGTAACTGTTAACGTTTTTATCCTGGATGAGAATGACAACAGTCCGGCCATTTTAGCTCCCTATTCTGAGCATGGCTCCGTCAACAGCGAGAGCATCCCCTATTCTGCTGAGGCAGGATACTTTGTGGCCAAGATCAGGGCAGTGGATGCAGACTCTGGCTACAACGCGTTGCTCTCCTATCACCTGTCTGAGCCCAAAGGCAACAACAACCTCTTCCGGATCGGAACCAGCACCGGGGAGATTCGCACCAAGAGACGAATGAGTGACAATGACCTGAAAAGTCACCCCTTGGTGGTGTCAGTGTGTGACAACGGCGAAGCCTCCCTGTCAGCGACTGTGTCTCTTGACGTGATGGTGCTTGAAAGCACAGCTGACATCCACCACACTCAGTTCAGACACGTGCCCATCAAGGAGGAGAGCTTCTCCGACTTGCACTTGTACCTGCTCATCGCCATTGTGGCTGTGTCGCTGGTCTTTTTGCTCAGCCTGATCACTTTAGTGGTCTTCAAATGCCACAGACAGACGGAGGGACATTTCGACAGGTACGGCGCCCCGATGATCACCACCCACCCCGACGGGAGCTGGTCTTACTCCAAAGCAACTCAGCAGTACGACGTGTGCTTCAGCTCAGACACGCTCAAGAGTGATATGGTGGTTTTCCCCACCCCCTTTCCGCCTGTAGAAGCAGAACTGATTAGTATTAATGGAGGGGACACCTTTACCAGGACTCAAACTCTTCCTAACACTGAGAAGGTAGGCTGa